The following are encoded in a window of Acidicapsa ligni genomic DNA:
- a CDS encoding S10 family peptidase, with amino-acid sequence MLRTSSPQRPAIALLSALLSFTLLCCVASPLQAAAQSDKDKPSDKSAKSDKSGSEKSDSDKSATERSTRPPLPADAHTQQTIEFEGKTIHYTVTVGKLPVYDSEGKTSGEVVYTAYTVDNGASSGTRPVTFALNGGPGASSVYLNFGAIGPKTLHVGNDGDSPSDPATLYDNPGTWLDFTDLVFIDPIGTGFSRSLVSKEETKKQFYSPTPDIEYLSRVIYDWLVNNDRLTSRKYLVGESYGGFRGPRITHFLQSQLGVAMNGVVLVSPYLNPAIDENAEMSPIPWMVTLPPIAAAHLEREHKLTPAAMADVIAYTRGEYATDLLKGRSDPEATPRLIKKVTDLTGLDPEFVKYSGGRLETGAYLREAHREEGKLSSIYDSNVTSFDPFPFSPDQRANDPILASIVAPTTTAMVDFVTRVVGWKVDARYNALSDEVNREWDRGDDLRTGSVSQLREAVAADPKLRILIVHGWNDLSCPFMGSILTVDEMPIMGDPARVSVREYPGGHMFYTRPSSRTDLHADVKAMFSQH; translated from the coding sequence ATGCTGCGTACATCCTCGCCCCAACGCCCTGCCATCGCGCTCCTGAGCGCATTGCTCTCATTTACCCTGCTGTGTTGTGTCGCATCGCCCCTGCAGGCAGCCGCCCAGTCCGATAAGGACAAGCCCTCAGACAAGTCGGCAAAATCAGATAAATCCGGCTCCGAAAAATCAGACTCCGACAAGTCTGCCACCGAGCGAAGCACCCGCCCGCCACTGCCCGCCGACGCCCATACGCAGCAGACGATTGAGTTCGAAGGCAAGACCATTCACTACACCGTCACCGTCGGCAAACTGCCCGTCTATGACTCCGAAGGCAAAACCAGTGGCGAAGTCGTCTACACCGCCTATACCGTCGATAACGGTGCGAGTTCCGGCACGCGTCCCGTCACCTTCGCCCTCAACGGCGGCCCCGGTGCCTCGTCCGTCTATCTCAACTTCGGCGCCATCGGCCCCAAAACGCTCCATGTCGGCAATGATGGCGACAGCCCCTCCGATCCTGCCACACTGTACGACAATCCCGGTACCTGGCTCGACTTCACCGATCTCGTCTTCATCGATCCCATAGGCACCGGCTTTAGCCGCTCGCTGGTCTCCAAAGAAGAAACCAAGAAGCAGTTCTACAGCCCCACTCCGGATATCGAATATCTCTCCCGCGTCATCTACGACTGGCTCGTGAATAACGATCGCCTCACCTCCCGCAAGTATCTCGTCGGCGAAAGCTACGGCGGCTTCCGCGGTCCGCGCATCACCCACTTCCTGCAATCGCAGCTAGGCGTCGCCATGAATGGTGTAGTGCTCGTCTCGCCCTACCTGAATCCGGCAATCGACGAGAACGCAGAAATGTCCCCCATCCCGTGGATGGTCACTCTGCCGCCCATCGCCGCCGCCCATCTTGAGCGCGAACACAAGCTGACCCCCGCCGCTATGGCCGATGTCATCGCCTATACGCGCGGAGAATACGCCACCGACCTGCTCAAAGGCCGCAGCGATCCAGAAGCCACACCCCGTCTGATCAAAAAAGTCACCGACCTCACCGGCCTCGACCCCGAATTCGTCAAATACTCCGGAGGACGCCTCGAAACCGGCGCCTACCTCCGCGAAGCGCATCGCGAAGAGGGCAAACTCAGCTCCATCTACGACTCGAATGTAACTTCCTTCGATCCCTTCCCGTTCTCGCCCGATCAGCGCGCCAACGACCCCATCCTCGCCAGCATTGTCGCTCCCACCACCACGGCAATGGTTGATTTCGTAACCCGTGTCGTTGGCTGGAAAGTCGATGCCCGCTACAACGCTCTCTCCGATGAAGTGAACAGAGAATGGGATCGCGGCGACGATCTCCGCACCGGCTCCGTTTCGCAATTGCGCGAAGCAGTTGCCGCCGACCCCAAGCTGCGCATCCTCATCGTCCACGGCTGGAACGATCTCTCATGCCCCTTCATGGGCTCCATCCTGACCGTCGATGAAATGCCCATCATGGGCGATCCAGCCCGCGTTTCCGTCAGGGAATACCCCGGCGGCCACATGTTCTACACTCGCCCCAGCAGCCGCACCGATCTGCACGCCGACGTAAAAGCAATGTTCAGCCAGCACTAA
- a CDS encoding thioredoxin-like domain-containing protein, which yields MYRIASLALLLTAAFPSLVFAQSATALTSNTAPADSKAGKTFARAAKEFEDRKYGLASADFRKADQLDGGHCVSCQLQAYKSAKLMGDFTTAHDEATLLMNSVVTPEDKAEVHYLIGDVCLAEGGDRIFDKPFQDAESEFHAALELQPEKPNCVYGDGLALAHLHQYEKARERFKQYMKLSSPTDLQYAHAKLFAVQPELARKRVAPNFHVVAMDGSPIAMESLAGKVILIDFWATWCAPCMKALPHLREIAEEFKGQPLVVISVSVDNDESTWKNFVAKNNMTWLQYRDGGFDGPIATAFNVKAIPTTFTVDTDGFVQDRQVGDGDIETTLKRLVTQASDAANHKTLAEIR from the coding sequence ATGTATCGCATAGCTTCTTTAGCCTTGTTATTAACTGCTGCCTTCCCATCCCTGGTATTCGCGCAATCAGCCACAGCACTTACCTCCAATACCGCGCCCGCCGATTCCAAGGCAGGTAAGACTTTCGCCAGGGCCGCCAAAGAATTCGAAGATCGTAAGTACGGTCTCGCATCGGCCGACTTTCGCAAGGCAGATCAACTGGATGGCGGTCACTGTGTCTCCTGCCAACTACAGGCTTATAAATCCGCAAAATTGATGGGAGATTTCACCACCGCGCACGACGAGGCGACTCTACTGATGAACTCCGTCGTCACCCCCGAAGACAAAGCCGAAGTACATTACCTCATCGGCGACGTCTGTCTCGCTGAAGGTGGAGACCGCATCTTCGACAAGCCATTTCAGGATGCGGAAAGCGAGTTCCATGCCGCCCTGGAACTGCAGCCTGAAAAGCCGAACTGCGTTTACGGCGATGGACTAGCCCTGGCTCACCTGCACCAATACGAAAAAGCCCGCGAACGATTCAAGCAGTACATGAAGCTCTCCTCGCCCACCGATTTGCAATATGCTCACGCGAAGTTATTCGCCGTTCAGCCCGAGCTCGCGCGCAAACGCGTTGCTCCCAACTTTCACGTCGTGGCAATGGATGGCAGCCCCATCGCGATGGAGAGCCTAGCAGGCAAGGTCATCCTCATCGATTTCTGGGCCACCTGGTGCGCCCCATGCATGAAGGCCCTGCCACATCTGCGCGAAATCGCCGAAGAGTTCAAAGGACAGCCACTCGTAGTCATCAGCGTCAGCGTGGACAACGACGAATCCACCTGGAAAAACTTCGTCGCTAAAAATAACATGACCTGGCTTCAATATCGCGATGGCGGCTTTGACGGACCGATAGCCACCGCATTCAACGTCAAGGCAATTCCAACCACCTTCACCGTAGACACCGACGGCTTCGTTCAAGACCGGCAGGTAGGAGACGGCGACATCGAAACCACCCTCAAGCGATTAGTCACGCAGGCATCCGACGCCGCCAATCACAAGACGCTGGCAGAGATCCGCTGA
- a CDS encoding acyltransferase family protein: MRRLSQLDGIRGFAIAAVLADHLGSIIGLGISRNPVLLAIDNLMLAGWLGVDVFFVLSGFLITGIILKDRSEPGFWSNFYLRRAFRILPAFAVIFTITLVAAHYFAPQIHVTSGYVLPAIFFLANWTAVTQTEMPWLGHIWSLAVEEQFYFLWPQAAKRLNKVTLLKLALALVVASELLRVLLAVIYVRGEIIFKITPTRIDGLSIGAALAVGITLPEVQRFLANWWRRIAIVAAALLCCIFFAFHGSLAPISKWSQIFAIPPAIVLTSMLIFGALESALPSGLARFFGNPVMTYLGRRSYALYLIHGPLRVAVQASRVHGTLANLPQGVGVDILLVLSILVISLILSELSWRLIEMPAQNLRHRLMRKKEDGTPGHLPEEEVIVRLAEESQ; the protein is encoded by the coding sequence TTGAGGAGATTGTCGCAACTGGATGGCATTCGTGGCTTCGCCATCGCTGCGGTGCTGGCCGATCATCTGGGCTCGATTATTGGCCTGGGGATCAGCAGGAATCCGGTCCTTCTCGCGATCGATAATCTCATGCTTGCAGGTTGGCTTGGGGTCGATGTCTTCTTCGTTTTGTCCGGATTTCTGATTACGGGCATTATTCTCAAAGATCGCTCGGAACCGGGGTTCTGGAGCAATTTTTATCTGCGTCGAGCGTTTCGAATTCTGCCAGCGTTTGCTGTCATTTTTACGATCACATTGGTGGCCGCACACTATTTTGCACCGCAGATTCACGTTACGAGCGGCTACGTATTACCGGCGATTTTTTTCCTGGCGAATTGGACTGCTGTGACCCAGACGGAGATGCCGTGGCTGGGGCACATCTGGTCGCTCGCCGTGGAAGAGCAGTTTTATTTTCTGTGGCCCCAGGCGGCAAAGCGTCTGAACAAGGTAACACTGCTGAAGCTGGCGTTAGCGCTTGTGGTGGCGTCAGAGTTGCTGCGTGTTTTGCTGGCGGTAATTTATGTGCGCGGTGAAATTATCTTTAAAATTACGCCGACACGTATCGATGGGCTATCGATCGGCGCGGCGCTTGCGGTGGGCATCACTCTGCCTGAAGTGCAACGCTTCCTGGCAAACTGGTGGCGCAGAATCGCGATTGTCGCGGCGGCTCTGCTTTGCTGCATCTTCTTTGCTTTTCATGGCAGCCTGGCCCCGATCAGTAAGTGGAGCCAGATTTTTGCTATTCCGCCTGCGATCGTACTGACATCGATGCTGATCTTTGGAGCCCTTGAATCTGCATTGCCTTCCGGCCTGGCCAGATTTTTTGGAAACCCGGTCATGACTTATCTGGGCAGACGCAGCTATGCGCTTTACCTGATTCACGGACCGCTACGCGTTGCGGTTCAGGCCAGCCGCGTTCATGGAACCCTGGCTAACTTACCGCAGGGCGTCGGTGTCGATATTTTGCTTGTTCTTTCAATACTCGTCATTTCACTTATCCTGAGCGAACTCTCGTGGCGGCTGATTGAAATGCCTGCGCAGAATCTTCGGCATCGCCTGATGCGAAAAAAAGAGGATGGCACGCCGGGGCATCTTCCGGAAGAGGAAGTTATCGTTCGGCTGGCGGAGGAAAGTCAGTGA
- a CDS encoding prolipoprotein diacylglyceryl transferase, with product MHPVLFQLGPFVIPTYGAVAALGVFLALALAQFTAKRVNLDPRHAWNMLVLAIFAALAISRLLLIVMNLSDLRRHPAWLLAVAMVHHPLLSAAGIVAGSAAVLAYIRWAKLPIRAVADCLAAPLSLGMAAEQLGALLAGSDYGREIEATSSATHLFVVYTNPLAARWSGAPLNVAVYPVQVYAAIGALAVAVLTFAGLFYKRRQPGDIAGIWLIATGIVLFATELFRDWEGRGVFANALVDTPQLVALGMVLCGGLLLIDWQPAHRTA from the coding sequence GTGCATCCAGTCCTCTTCCAGCTCGGTCCCTTCGTCATACCCACCTACGGAGCAGTCGCGGCACTCGGCGTCTTCCTCGCCCTCGCCCTTGCTCAGTTCACTGCAAAGCGTGTGAATCTCGATCCGCGCCACGCCTGGAACATGCTAGTTCTCGCCATCTTCGCAGCGCTCGCCATCTCGCGCCTGCTTCTCATCGTCATGAACCTGAGCGATCTCCGCCGTCATCCAGCCTGGCTGCTGGCCGTCGCCATGGTCCACCACCCGCTGCTATCCGCCGCTGGCATCGTCGCAGGATCAGCCGCGGTCCTCGCCTACATCCGCTGGGCAAAGCTGCCCATACGCGCCGTCGCCGATTGCCTCGCCGCACCGCTCTCCCTCGGCATGGCCGCCGAACAACTCGGCGCACTCCTCGCAGGCAGCGACTACGGCCGCGAAATCGAGGCCACATCCTCCGCCACGCATCTGTTCGTCGTTTACACCAACCCCCTCGCCGCCCGCTGGAGCGGAGCCCCGCTCAACGTCGCCGTTTATCCCGTCCAGGTCTACGCCGCCATCGGAGCCCTCGCCGTAGCCGTCCTCACCTTCGCCGGCCTTTTTTACAAGCGCCGGCAGCCAGGGGACATCGCCGGAATCTGGCTCATCGCCACCGGCATCGTTCTCTTCGCCACAGAACTCTTTCGCGACTGGGAAGGCCGCGGTGTTTTCGCCAATGCCCTCGTCGATACGCCGCAACTGGTAGCCTTAGGAATGGTGTTGTGCGGCGGCCTCTTACTGATCGACTGGCAGCCCGCGCATCGCACCGCCTGA
- a CDS encoding RluA family pseudouridine synthase — MQEEELIPEVETYLVPVEVAGWRLDQFLVGELDGVSRSRVQQLIEQGDILVEGKREKASFKLRGGEAVTVHGQQHVEPLHAHPEDIPLEIVYEDDDLAVVNKPAGMMVHAGSGATDEARSGGTLVNALLHHFKQLSGIGGELRPGIVHRLDKETSGLILIAKNDAAHEALAEMFASREVVKTYIALVHGVLPEDGATIMAPISRDTVRRTRMTTRRLEGARHAVSHYRVVSRLENRFGKFTLTRVRIETGRTHQIRVHMASISHPVVGDSLYGAPAKILSLPLSSTRKAPIEKLELGRNFLHAAELEFTHPISRKQIKLSAPMPNELESFLVQLKDPVSDRVAEPSSPEEREESRDMDAY; from the coding sequence GTGCAAGAAGAAGAACTCATTCCCGAAGTAGAGACTTACCTTGTTCCCGTCGAAGTCGCAGGCTGGCGGCTCGACCAGTTTCTCGTTGGTGAACTGGACGGCGTCAGCCGCTCCCGCGTTCAGCAGCTCATCGAGCAGGGCGATATCCTCGTCGAAGGCAAGCGCGAAAAAGCCTCCTTCAAACTGCGCGGCGGAGAAGCCGTCACCGTCCACGGCCAGCAGCACGTAGAGCCGCTCCACGCTCACCCCGAAGATATCCCGCTCGAAATCGTCTACGAAGACGACGACCTCGCCGTGGTCAATAAACCCGCAGGCATGATGGTCCACGCCGGCTCCGGAGCCACCGACGAAGCCCGCAGCGGCGGCACCCTCGTCAACGCGCTCCTGCACCACTTCAAGCAGCTTTCCGGCATCGGCGGCGAACTCCGCCCCGGCATCGTCCATCGCCTCGACAAGGAAACCAGCGGCCTCATCCTCATCGCCAAAAACGATGCCGCCCACGAAGCGCTCGCCGAGATGTTCGCCAGCCGCGAAGTCGTCAAGACCTACATCGCGCTCGTTCACGGCGTTCTCCCCGAAGATGGAGCCACCATCATGGCCCCCATCAGTCGCGACACCGTCCGCCGCACCCGCATGACCACCCGCCGCCTTGAAGGCGCGCGCCACGCCGTATCCCACTACCGCGTCGTCTCCCGTCTCGAAAACCGCTTCGGCAAATTCACACTCACCCGCGTACGCATCGAGACCGGACGCACCCACCAGATCCGCGTCCACATGGCCTCCATCAGCCACCCCGTCGTGGGCGACAGCCTCTACGGAGCGCCCGCCAAAATCCTCTCTCTGCCTCTCAGCTCCACGCGCAAAGCCCCCATTGAGAAGCTGGAACTGGGCCGCAACTTCCTCCACGCCGCCGAACTGGAATTCACCCACCCCATCTCCCGCAAGCAGATCAAGCTCAGCGCGCCGATGCCTAACGAACTGGAATCCTTCCTCGTCCAACTGAAAGACCCGGTATCGGATCGAGTGGCGGAACCGTCCAGCCCCGAGGAACGGGAAGAATCGCGAGACATGGATGCGTATTGA
- a CDS encoding VWA domain-containing protein has product MTRHLVLAAGLACILSSALGTTALSAQQPAQQPAPPQAQQPQAQPQVQAPPQAQPTQSGNPDDSSFKITTSVNEVNLIFTVTDRHGAFIPNLKQSDFALLDDQKAPARVTSFTQQTNLPLRVGILIDASTSIRSRFQFEQQSANEFLLQALRAKSDRAFVMGFDSTPTVTQDWTNNLDALQTGVSKLRPGGGTALFDAVYTACRDKLLDQSRGQEPVRRAMILVSDGADNQSRAYIDDAIKMCQRAETIIYSISTNWTPSRGKGDDILMKMSNETGGRAFFPPSVDEISLGFTSIEEELRSQYALTYTPADFRADGAFRTIYLFANDRRYSVRTKKGYFSPKQ; this is encoded by the coding sequence ATGACCAGACACCTCGTTCTTGCAGCCGGATTGGCCTGCATCCTGAGTTCCGCCCTCGGCACAACTGCCCTTTCTGCCCAACAACCGGCACAGCAGCCCGCCCCGCCGCAAGCTCAGCAGCCACAAGCGCAGCCTCAAGTTCAGGCCCCGCCGCAAGCCCAGCCGACGCAATCCGGCAATCCCGACGATTCCAGTTTCAAAATCACCACCTCGGTCAACGAAGTTAACCTGATCTTCACCGTGACCGATCGCCACGGTGCCTTCATTCCCAATCTCAAGCAAAGCGATTTCGCCCTGCTCGACGATCAGAAGGCCCCTGCGCGCGTTACCTCCTTCACGCAGCAGACCAATCTTCCCCTGCGCGTCGGAATTCTCATCGACGCCAGCACCTCCATCCGCTCTCGCTTCCAGTTCGAGCAGCAGTCGGCCAATGAATTCCTGCTCCAGGCCCTCCGAGCCAAAAGCGACCGCGCCTTCGTGATGGGCTTCGATTCAACCCCCACCGTCACCCAGGACTGGACCAACAATCTCGATGCCCTCCAGACCGGAGTCAGCAAACTCCGACCCGGCGGCGGCACCGCGCTCTTCGACGCCGTTTACACCGCTTGCCGCGACAAACTCCTCGATCAATCGCGTGGCCAGGAGCCCGTTCGCCGCGCCATGATTCTCGTCTCGGACGGCGCAGATAACCAGAGCCGCGCCTACATCGATGACGCCATCAAGATGTGCCAGCGCGCCGAAACCATCATCTACTCCATCAGCACTAACTGGACCCCCAGCCGTGGCAAAGGCGACGACATCCTCATGAAGATGTCCAATGAAACCGGCGGCCGCGCCTTCTTCCCGCCCTCCGTCGACGAAATCTCGCTCGGCTTCACCAGCATTGAAGAGGAGCTGCGCAGCCAGTACGCGCTCACCTACACCCCCGCCGACTTCCGTGCCGACGGGGCCTTCCGAACCATCTACCTCTTCGCCAACGACCGTCGCTACTCAGTCCGCACCAAAAAAGGCTACTTCTCCCCCAAACAGTAG
- a CDS encoding MFS transporter, whose translation MTPEPNTPPVSGLAAFASRDFRRYQMARMSVIIGAEAQTVAVAWQVYSITHRALDLGYTGLALFLPGLLFLLPAGHAADRYDRRMIILICYGLQIICTTALLTIAVLGLKNIWLIYGVLFLIGLGRAFSAPASSALIPHLVPEGQFVNAVTWGAAIFQLANIAGPALGGLLFTLPLGWLASGKLTGPGIVYIATLCSLLIFEVLISTISVRLGRMEHRAASVQVILAGFQYVRRSPMLLGSFSLDLFVVLLGGATALMPIFAQEILHIGPKGLGMLRAAPAAGALVISLVLARFPMRRKAGRLLFTAVGIFGAGTILFGLSHNLVLSLIALAITGGADMISVVIRSSVLQLATPPEMRGRVSAVNSLFLGASNELGEFESGLTAQWMGAVRATVVGGIGALMVTGIWPLIFPKLRKADQLTAAALRQDLHPRP comes from the coding sequence ATGACCCCTGAGCCCAACACTCCCCCTGTGAGTGGTCTCGCCGCCTTCGCCTCCCGTGATTTCCGCCGTTATCAGATGGCCAGGATGTCCGTGATCATCGGCGCCGAGGCACAGACCGTCGCCGTTGCCTGGCAGGTCTACTCCATCACGCATCGCGCTCTCGATCTCGGCTACACAGGCCTCGCCCTCTTTCTTCCAGGACTGCTCTTCCTGCTCCCCGCCGGGCACGCCGCCGACCGCTACGACCGACGCATGATCATCCTCATCTGCTACGGACTTCAGATCATCTGCACCACCGCTCTCTTGACCATTGCCGTCCTCGGCCTGAAAAACATCTGGCTCATCTACGGAGTCCTTTTCCTCATTGGCCTGGGTCGCGCTTTTTCTGCTCCAGCCAGCTCCGCTCTCATCCCGCACCTCGTTCCAGAGGGCCAGTTCGTCAATGCCGTCACCTGGGGAGCAGCCATCTTCCAGCTCGCCAACATCGCCGGTCCAGCCCTCGGAGGCCTGCTCTTCACCCTCCCGCTCGGCTGGCTTGCCAGCGGAAAGCTCACCGGCCCCGGCATCGTCTACATAGCCACCCTCTGCTCTCTGCTCATTTTCGAAGTGCTGATCAGCACCATCTCCGTCCGTCTGGGCCGCATGGAGCACCGCGCCGCATCCGTCCAGGTCATCCTCGCCGGTTTCCAGTACGTGCGCCGCTCACCCATGCTCCTCGGCAGCTTTTCTTTGGATCTGTTCGTAGTCCTGCTCGGCGGAGCCACAGCGCTCATGCCCATCTTCGCTCAGGAAATCCTCCACATCGGCCCCAAAGGTCTGGGCATGTTGCGCGCCGCCCCAGCCGCAGGAGCACTGGTAATCTCCCTCGTTCTCGCCCGTTTTCCCATGCGCCGTAAGGCAGGCAGACTCCTCTTCACCGCCGTCGGCATCTTCGGAGCAGGCACCATCCTCTTCGGCCTCTCGCACAATCTCGTCCTTAGCCTCATAGCCCTCGCCATCACCGGCGGAGCCGACATGATCAGCGTCGTCATCCGCAGCTCAGTCCTGCAACTGGCCACCCCGCCAGAAATGCGCGGCCGCGTCAGCGCTGTGAACTCCCTCTTTCTCGGAGCCTCCAACGAGCTCGGCGAATTCGAGAGCGGCCTGACCGCCCAATGGATGGGAGCCGTCCGCGCCACCGTAGTCGGCGGCATCGGAGCCCTGATGGTCACCGGCATCTGGCCCCTGATCTTCCCCAAACTAAGAAAAGCCGACCAGCTAACCGCAGCCGCCCTCCGCCAGGACCTCCATCCCAGGCCATAA
- the tyrS gene encoding tyrosine--tRNA ligase, translated as MSEFPPIEDQLDLLQKGAAEIIRVSDLRERLEDSRKTGRPLRVKAGFDPTAPDLHLGHTVLMRKLRHFQQLGHQVIFLVGDFTSLIGDPTGRNITRKPLTREQINENSETYQQQVFKILDREKTEVRFNSEWLDKLGFEGTIRLAAHFTVSQMLERDEFHKRYNAEQPIGLHEFLYPVMQGYDSVALECDVELGGTDQRFNLLCGRELQRHYGQKPQIVLMTPILEGLDGVQKMSKSLGNAIGINEPPQEMYGKLMSISDELMWKYWIFLTDLKQSEVEDLKAEVASGALHPMEAKKRLARTITADFHSQEEAGRADENWARMFQQKVTSEDLEEVSMTYADLVGPSGAPGALQIRLPKLLVQLGLAASGAEASRKIAENAVKLDGEPASNALILLEKLPARIAVRLGKRAKLAIIE; from the coding sequence ATGTCCGAATTCCCACCCATTGAAGACCAGCTCGACCTGCTCCAAAAAGGCGCAGCCGAAATCATCCGCGTAAGCGACCTCCGCGAACGCCTCGAAGACTCCCGCAAAACCGGACGCCCTCTGCGCGTCAAAGCCGGTTTCGACCCCACTGCGCCCGACCTCCATCTCGGCCACACCGTGCTCATGCGCAAGCTGCGCCACTTCCAGCAGCTCGGCCACCAGGTCATTTTCCTCGTCGGAGATTTCACCTCGCTCATCGGCGACCCCACCGGTCGCAACATCACCCGCAAGCCGCTCACCCGCGAGCAAATCAACGAAAACTCCGAAACCTACCAGCAGCAGGTCTTCAAAATTCTCGACCGCGAAAAGACCGAGGTCCGCTTCAACTCCGAGTGGCTCGACAAACTAGGCTTCGAAGGCACCATCCGCCTCGCCGCCCACTTCACCGTCTCGCAGATGCTGGAGCGCGACGAATTCCACAAGCGTTACAATGCCGAGCAGCCCATCGGGCTCCACGAATTCCTCTACCCCGTCATGCAGGGCTACGACTCCGTTGCCCTCGAATGCGACGTCGAACTCGGCGGCACCGACCAGCGCTTCAACCTCCTCTGCGGTCGCGAACTCCAGCGCCACTACGGGCAGAAGCCCCAGATCGTGCTCATGACGCCCATCCTCGAAGGCCTCGACGGCGTGCAGAAGATGTCCAAATCCCTCGGCAACGCCATCGGCATCAACGAGCCGCCCCAGGAGATGTACGGCAAACTCATGTCCATCTCCGACGAACTCATGTGGAAGTACTGGATCTTCCTCACCGACCTCAAGCAATCTGAAGTCGAAGACCTCAAGGCCGAGGTAGCCTCTGGCGCCCTGCACCCCATGGAGGCCAAAAAGCGCCTCGCCCGCACCATCACCGCCGACTTCCACTCCCAGGAAGAGGCAGGCCGCGCCGACGAAAACTGGGCCCGCATGTTCCAGCAGAAAGTCACCAGCGAAGACCTCGAAGAAGTATCCATGACCTACGCCGATCTCGTCGGCCCATCCGGAGCCCCCGGCGCACTGCAAATCCGTCTGCCAAAACTGCTCGTCCAGCTAGGTCTTGCCGCCAGCGGAGCAGAAGCCAGCCGCAAAATTGCCGAAAACGCGGTAAAGCTAGATGGAGAACCAGCCTCCAACGCATTGATTCTGTTGGAAAAGCTGCCCGCACGCATAGCAGTTCGTCTGGGCAAACGTGCCAAGCTCGCAATTATCGAGTAA
- the parS gene encoding type II RES/Xre toxin-antitoxin system antitoxin — protein MATYAVPEVLGGDILLGRSLAKSGALADLVRDGLPVKALLLLAERLDLRQSEIAESIGIPLRTLTRRMASDARLTSAESDRTVRLAQVYATAVETLGDGNKAAAWLKTPNRALRGQRPLDQLDTDPGVREVEDILGRIAYGVYS, from the coding sequence ATGGCCACATACGCAGTCCCGGAGGTATTAGGCGGAGACATCCTGCTAGGCCGTTCCCTGGCCAAAAGTGGCGCTCTTGCCGACCTCGTGCGGGACGGCTTGCCCGTCAAAGCGCTCCTGCTCCTGGCCGAGCGTCTCGATCTTCGCCAGTCTGAGATCGCCGAAAGCATCGGCATCCCCCTCCGGACCCTGACTCGCCGCATGGCCTCAGACGCTCGCCTCACCTCCGCCGAATCCGACCGAACGGTTCGCCTGGCCCAGGTCTACGCCACCGCAGTCGAAACCCTCGGGGACGGCAATAAGGCCGCAGCATGGCTTAAAACTCCAAACCGAGCCCTTCGCGGCCAACGCCCGCTCGACCAGCTCGACACCGACCCCGGCGTTCGCGAAGTCGAAGACATCCTGGGCCGCATCGCCTACGGCGTCTACAGCTAG
- a CDS encoding RES family NAD+ phosphorylase → MRIWRLCKEKYAADPFSGEGARLFGGRWNSPGVPMAYASTSLALAAMELFVHIEPNLIPSDLVSISAELPVDEPVQQWSIDTLPSNWWSDELGPIRELGDQWIRSKQSLAVLVPSVPIRQEWNILINPLNPGIGKLKLESVQPFTFDARMFSASMFAAK, encoded by the coding sequence ATGCGAATCTGGCGGCTCTGCAAGGAAAAATACGCAGCAGACCCATTCTCCGGCGAAGGCGCACGCCTCTTCGGCGGTCGCTGGAACTCCCCCGGAGTCCCCATGGCCTACGCCTCTACCTCACTCGCCCTGGCCGCAATGGAACTCTTCGTCCACATCGAACCAAACCTGATTCCGAGCGACCTGGTCTCCATCAGTGCCGAACTCCCGGTAGACGAACCTGTCCAGCAATGGTCCATCGACACTCTGCCCTCAAACTGGTGGAGCGACGAACTAGGCCCCATCCGTGAGCTGGGCGACCAGTGGATTCGCAGCAAACAGTCTCTGGCCGTGCTCGTTCCATCCGTCCCAATCCGCCAGGAGTGGAACATTCTCATCAACCCGCTCAACCCCGGGATAGGCAAACTCAAACTCGAATCCGTCCAGCCCTTCACCTTCGACGCTCGCATGTTCTCCGCAAGCATGTTTGCCGCAAAGTAA
- a CDS encoding helix-turn-helix transcriptional regulator, protein MTENTQTRSGPGESGIYNRIAVLRAERGVSRQQLADALGVNYQTIGFLERGDYSPSLKLAFGLSEFFGLPVEAIFSTKPFQPLSEQVYGART, encoded by the coding sequence GTGACTGAAAACACCCAAACACGATCCGGGCCGGGCGAGAGCGGAATTTATAACCGCATTGCCGTGCTGCGGGCGGAGCGTGGGGTGAGCCGGCAGCAGTTGGCGGATGCGCTCGGGGTGAATTATCAGACGATCGGCTTTCTGGAGCGCGGGGATTACAGCCCGAGTCTCAAGCTGGCGTTTGGGCTTTCGGAGTTTTTTGGACTGCCGGTGGAGGCGATCTTTTCTACGAAGCCGTTTCAGCCGTTGAGTGAGCAGGTTTACGGGGCGCGGACGTAA